From a single Maylandia zebra isolate NMK-2024a linkage group LG3, Mzebra_GT3a, whole genome shotgun sequence genomic region:
- the LOC143417121 gene encoding uncharacterized protein LOC143417121, whose protein sequence is MSFTIRTALLVCSLGWISRSESSIVEVQPGENATLLCSKLSSFPTHTVWFRLVNRTQPCCISIYNSIEPPSFCDGVDQEKFEVTSNFSTIFLKIKHVDLSDTGFYFCGYYTNGLPVIVNSMDLQVQGKNGEIRNNKENEICSFHHSTFLLEEAGETTNLTTLILSAVTVVLTKVIICLVVKMRLQTESESSPEY, encoded by the exons ATGAGCTTTACTATAAGAACTGCTTTGCTGGTCTGCAGCCTCG GCTGGATCTCCCGCTCAGAGTCCTCGATTGTGGAAGTCCAGCCTGGAGAAAATGCCACACTGCTTTGCTCCAAACTTTCAAGTTTTCCTACTCACACAGTCTGGTTCAGACTAGTGAACAGAACCCAGCCTTGTTGCATTAGCATTTACAATTCTATTGAGCCACCATCATTCTGCGACGGAGTTGATCAGGAAAAATTTGAAGTGACATCCAACTTTTCGACGATCTTCctcaaaatcaaacatgtggattTGTCTGACActgggttttatttttgtggATATTACACAAACGGACTCCCAGTGATTGTTAATTCAATGGATCTGCAGGTTCAAGGTAAGAATGGTGAGATAAGAAATAACAAAGAGAATGAGATATGCAGCTTTCACCACA GCACGTTTCTTCTAGAGGAAGCTGGTGAAACAACAAACCTGACAACCCTGATCCTGAGTGCTGTGACTGTCGTTCTCACTAAGGTCATCATTTGCCTTG
- the LOC105940687 gene encoding uncharacterized protein LOC105940687 yields MMNFTLMLLLPCIFSWISSSVAQFYTVEVQPGEEVTVKCSNFSRFHSRIFWFKMTSSPNISSISSMLTSEKVFSCNGKKFCTSSNTSVVFLKIKQVNSSDSGLYFCGEKLNDKPVIVTGTYLKVQELSDGLTNPLSIILSGLTVFLLLVIIVLVIKIRKFPTAQDDEKNPQHSENVTSDAMNYAALSFHRKANYRRPVPPREQDTNVVYAATR; encoded by the exons ATGATGAACTTCACCTTGATGCTACTTTTGCCCTGTATCTTTA GTTGGATCTCGTCCTCAGTCGCACAGTTTTACACTGTGGAGGTTCAGCCTGGTGAAGAAGTCACAGTGAAGTGCTCCAATTTCAGCAGATTTCACTCCCGCATATTTTGGTTTAAAATGACCAGCAGTCCCAACATCAGTTCCATCTCGTCTATGTTAACTTCTGAAAAGGTTTTTTCCTGTAATGGAAAAAAATTTTGCACGTCATCCAACACGTCTGTGGTATTTCTCAAGATCAAACAAGTAAATTCATCTGACTCTgggctgtatttctgtggagAGAAACTCAATGACAAGCCAGTAATTGTAACCGGAACATATTTAAAGGTTCAAG aATTATCTGATGGATTAACAAATCCGTTAAGTATCATCCTGAGCGGGCTAACTGTTTTCCTTCTGCTGGTCATCATTGTTCTGGTTATCAAAATCAGGAAATTTCCTACAG CTCAAGATGAtgaaaaaaatccacaacacAGTGAG AATGTGACCTCTGATGCCATGAATTATGCAGCTCTGAGTTTCCATCGAAAAGCAAACTACAGAAGGCCTGTACCACCGAGAGAGCAGGATACGAATGTAGTGTATGCTGCTACACGATAG